The Aureispira anguillae genome contains a region encoding:
- a CDS encoding TonB-dependent receptor, with translation MKIFCSIILIFFSYSFVFGWTEINGGIRGIVTNAESGQVIRGATIKLVPFEGNGKEKRSFSKDAGEFIFTDIKPGVYNLECTAFGFKTTRIIGIQVREDRTKLAYFKLSRGYAAEVTNIYSYAALAAKQKTAIETGASTTESIENTPATVYVVTAEEIEQQGYMGINELLRDIPEIEIQDRYASQDYNSVSARGVHGNEKVLILIDGIRYSSMVNSKYALLENYNIRYAERVEIILGPASALYGADAYMGVINIITKEGKKGEQFSLTGSYGMNHTTSNAFQFGVGNDDVSFSMSGGFYYSEGAKLNDYYLDEFRFYNKKYLQDGAILNSPVDQEGNMQTLPIKPFDMSRFAYFVEGKLEFKKWKIGIFHNQEQHSSAVSTKSHYSPYWAESRFGSSLTGLNIEHVFLPKRSSKWTLKSVLNGTLMFTPTNSKYINAFSNYKDAYSIGSDFGVRLTETFNYKISKRHKLAFGMTMQHSITLPKSDDVPHQNNNPFLPFSMANTPDYDIYYLGTDYTDLDGNSLKIYQDFYYIRRIILGAFAEYRLNLNKKFLLTLGLRFDQIIDISEYSPNKEARAYNTLNPRLGLIYKPFNNFNIKLFYGEGFLQPAPEQKYEHFGTFFPVQDAAGNNTHITGGFWHVPNEDLLPEKVRTTEFSGKYGKGDFSIGLNTYFNLIENAIVSRTNYEKPMFVGIPATATEQSVNSDIPTITYGTTLRADYRLVFGQEEQVQLKIHASYSYADGKMEGLEYLPFTAKHTLKAGLLFQWKSFSISNNILYRSASYNNGSIDIDGELIQAGNPAFVVWNLFAKYSFAKQKKAKVNLFVKVNNVLNNQYYHTTDNSTISLGASPQDPIRFIGGFTVDFGG, from the coding sequence ATGAAAATTTTTTGTAGTATAATACTAATCTTTTTTTCTTATAGTTTTGTTTTTGGCTGGACCGAAATTAATGGTGGTATAAGAGGGATTGTCACCAATGCTGAATCAGGGCAGGTCATACGAGGAGCTACGATTAAACTGGTGCCTTTTGAGGGCAATGGAAAAGAAAAAAGGTCTTTTTCTAAAGATGCAGGTGAATTTATTTTTACAGATATTAAGCCTGGTGTTTATAATTTAGAGTGTACCGCCTTTGGGTTTAAAACAACTCGTATCATAGGAATTCAGGTTCGTGAAGATCGGACAAAATTAGCTTATTTTAAACTGTCAAGAGGATATGCCGCAGAGGTAACCAATATTTATAGTTATGCTGCATTAGCCGCCAAACAAAAAACGGCCATTGAAACAGGAGCGAGCACCACAGAATCTATAGAAAATACACCTGCTACTGTTTATGTGGTCACAGCGGAGGAGATAGAACAGCAAGGTTATATGGGAATCAATGAGTTGTTGAGAGATATACCTGAGATTGAAATTCAAGACCGTTATGCTTCTCAGGATTATAATTCTGTTTCTGCAAGAGGGGTTCATGGCAATGAAAAAGTCTTAATTTTGATTGATGGAATTCGTTATAGTAGTATGGTGAATAGCAAATATGCGCTGCTCGAAAACTACAACATTCGCTATGCAGAACGAGTAGAAATAATTTTGGGGCCTGCTTCAGCGCTTTATGGGGCAGATGCCTATATGGGAGTCATCAATATTATTACCAAAGAAGGTAAAAAAGGCGAGCAGTTTTCATTGACAGGAAGTTATGGTATGAATCATACAACCAGTAATGCTTTTCAGTTTGGCGTTGGAAATGACGATGTTTCTTTCTCTATGTCAGGTGGGTTTTATTATTCGGAAGGTGCAAAATTAAATGACTATTATCTGGATGAGTTTAGGTTTTACAACAAAAAATACCTGCAAGATGGAGCTATTTTAAATAGTCCTGTCGATCAAGAAGGAAATATGCAGACGCTTCCTATTAAGCCGTTTGATATGAGCCGTTTTGCTTACTTTGTAGAAGGTAAATTAGAGTTCAAAAAGTGGAAAATTGGTATTTTTCATAATCAAGAGCAACATAGCAGTGCCGTTAGCACCAAATCTCATTACTCTCCTTATTGGGCAGAATCTAGGTTTGGGAGTTCCTTAACAGGACTAAATATAGAACATGTGTTTTTGCCCAAAAGATCTTCAAAATGGACCTTAAAAAGTGTTTTAAATGGCACCTTGATGTTTACTCCCACCAATAGTAAATACATCAATGCATTCTCGAATTATAAAGATGCCTACAGTATCGGTTCTGATTTTGGGGTTCGTTTGACAGAGACCTTTAATTATAAAATTAGCAAGCGACACAAATTAGCATTTGGGATGACGATGCAACATTCCATCACACTGCCCAAAAGTGATGATGTGCCTCATCAAAATAACAATCCTTTTTTGCCTTTTTCTATGGCAAATACACCAGATTACGATATTTATTATTTAGGAACAGACTATACAGATTTGGACGGAAATAGCCTGAAAATCTATCAAGACTTTTATTATATCCGTAGAATTATATTGGGAGCTTTTGCCGAATATCGCTTGAACTTAAACAAGAAGTTCCTGTTGACCTTAGGTCTGAGATTTGATCAAATTATTGACATCAGTGAGTATTCTCCCAATAAAGAAGCACGTGCTTATAATACATTGAATCCTAGGTTGGGGCTAATTTACAAGCCTTTTAATAATTTTAATATAAAATTATTTTATGGCGAAGGATTTTTGCAACCAGCGCCAGAACAAAAATACGAGCATTTTGGCACCTTCTTTCCCGTACAAGATGCTGCTGGAAACAATACCCACATTACAGGCGGATTCTGGCATGTTCCCAATGAGGATTTGTTGCCTGAAAAGGTGCGTACAACAGAATTTTCTGGAAAATATGGAAAGGGAGATTTTTCAATAGGATTAAATACCTATTTTAATTTGATAGAGAATGCTATTGTTTCAAGGACTAACTATGAAAAACCTATGTTTGTGGGGATTCCTGCTACTGCTACAGAACAATCTGTTAATAGTGATATTCCTACCATTACTTATGGGACAACCTTAAGAGCAGACTATCGTTTGGTGTTTGGTCAAGAGGAACAAGTTCAATTAAAAATCCATGCCAGTTATAGCTATGCCGATGGAAAAATGGAAGGGCTAGAATACCTACCATTTACAGCCAAGCATACTCTGAAAGCAGGTTTGTTGTTTCAGTGGAAAAGCTTTAGCATAAGCAATAATATTCTATATCGTTCTGCTAGTTACAACAATGGATCTATTGACATTGATGGCGAATTAATACAGGCAGGCAATCCTGCTTTTGTTGTTTGGAATCTATTTGCTAAATATAGTTTTGCCAAACAGAAAAAAGCAAAGGTAAATCTCTTTGTTAAGGTCAACAATGTGCTAAATAATCAATATTACCATACAACCGATAATTCTACGATTTCTTTAGGAGCATCACCACAAGACCCCATTCGTTTTATTGGAGGCTTTACGGTAGATTTTGGAGGGTAG
- a CDS encoding DUF4856 domain-containing protein: MKIRIQSLLFLSMILVSLSACQKMANDYTIPTSYQFENVNYDRQKARIKMLTELTDYAKSAGDYSVPHVSKQIMLDMYRNTNAPFSELDLNTTGVELKNKTNPAIQDEIETYISALDSASRCLNVTASVGLSGIMSSSTTNKGYLLNGNGIELAEIIEQLLVSACFYYQITVVHLGETKMNTDNKRVFSGRGTNMEHYWDEAFGYYNVPTNFPSNNSNLSFLGAYSNKVNAYVGSNSRLMDAYLKGRAAISARDYDTRDEMRQLLRIETEKLLAATAISYLNDAKKNTSDLAIYYHHLTQAYGIISGLKYGMQKTLSNIEINNLLVVLAGSADPLEANLYLTTASDIDDVIDTIANSFSTLTPFKDSL; encoded by the coding sequence ATGAAAATCCGTATCCAATCCTTACTCTTTTTGAGTATGATCCTTGTTAGTTTGTCTGCCTGCCAAAAAATGGCAAATGATTATACAATACCAACCAGTTATCAGTTTGAAAATGTGAACTATGATCGGCAGAAAGCAAGAATTAAGATGTTGACTGAATTAACCGATTATGCTAAGTCAGCAGGGGATTATAGTGTACCGCATGTCAGCAAGCAAATCATGCTTGATATGTATCGCAATACCAATGCTCCTTTCTCAGAGTTAGATTTAAATACTACAGGGGTAGAGCTAAAGAACAAAACTAATCCAGCTATCCAAGACGAAATAGAGACCTATATTTCTGCACTAGATTCAGCAAGTAGATGCCTCAATGTTACTGCTTCCGTTGGTTTGTCAGGAATCATGAGCAGTTCCACTACAAATAAGGGCTATTTATTGAATGGAAATGGCATTGAATTAGCCGAAATAATTGAGCAACTATTGGTTAGTGCTTGTTTTTATTATCAAATTACAGTGGTGCACTTAGGCGAGACAAAGATGAATACAGATAATAAGAGGGTATTTTCTGGCCGAGGAACTAATATGGAGCATTACTGGGATGAGGCATTTGGTTATTATAATGTACCGACTAATTTTCCTAGTAACAATTCTAACTTATCTTTTTTAGGAGCTTATTCCAATAAGGTAAATGCCTATGTTGGATCTAATTCTAGGCTTATGGATGCCTATTTAAAAGGAAGAGCAGCAATTTCTGCTAGAGATTACGATACCAGAGATGAAATGCGTCAGTTGCTACGAATAGAAACCGAAAAATTGCTTGCTGCCACTGCCATTTCTTACCTCAATGATGCTAAGAAAAACACTTCCGATCTTGCTATCTATTACCATCATTTAACGCAAGCTTATGGAATTATTTCAGGGCTAAAATATGGAATGCAGAAAACATTATCCAATATAGAAATCAATAACTTACTGGTAGTGCTTGCTGGCAGTGCTGATCCTCTAGAGGCTAATCTTTATCTAACAACGGCTTCTGATATTGATGATGTCATTGATACAATAGCCAATTCTTTTTCTACGCTAACTCCTTTTAAAGACAGTCTATAA
- a CDS encoding DUF642 domain-containing protein, with protein sequence MKTIFLLILLNSTTVFAQNLIQNGNFKLGTNEWQPLIASSRVTIEKQAIEHSNYGDLYGLPDNYIETSFVELDQQSSLEQTIKTTQTNYTLTFAYSHRPNAGDKKLIVVADNQVIYQKTIKNNKEEGSFIYQKAHFNATNSHTTLEFYIESIEGAADKGVLITDIFCEERVKLDEILEARRQQRYKVK encoded by the coding sequence ATGAAAACAATTTTTTTACTTATTTTATTGAATAGTACTACTGTTTTTGCGCAGAACTTAATACAAAATGGCAACTTTAAGCTGGGCACCAACGAATGGCAGCCGTTGATTGCTTCTTCTAGAGTAACAATAGAAAAACAAGCAATTGAGCACAGTAACTATGGCGATTTGTATGGTTTGCCCGATAACTATATTGAGACTAGCTTTGTAGAATTAGATCAACAATCAAGCCTTGAGCAAACCATTAAAACGACTCAAACCAATTATACCTTAACTTTTGCTTATTCGCATCGTCCGAATGCTGGGGATAAGAAATTGATTGTGGTCGCTGACAATCAAGTGATCTACCAAAAAACGATTAAAAATAATAAAGAAGAAGGCAGTTTTATTTATCAGAAAGCGCATTTTAATGCGACTAACAGTCATACAACATTAGAGTTTTATATTGAATCTATCGAGGGGGCAGCAGATAAAGGTGTTTTGATTACGGATATATTTTGTGAGGAACGAGTCAAATTAGATGAGATATTGGAAGCTCGAAGACAACAGAGGTATAAGGTTAAATAA
- a CDS encoding T9SS C-terminal target domain-containing protein has protein sequence MKTLTFLFTFLLFINTGFSLDTPQQEDKMVAVVLMMDDGDDQEIISTIYTSLMAAEKVAKILEVELIAEDEVNDDVFVFSLKTEQQKEIALKMFDEEGYELAANRVLKLESGNNYNALNVKTLEDGTYKFQITDETGAEKTTTVTINRK, from the coding sequence ATGAAAACTTTAACTTTTTTATTCACATTCTTATTATTTATTAATACTGGATTTTCACTCGATACACCCCAACAAGAAGACAAAATGGTGGCAGTTGTCCTAATGATGGACGATGGCGATGATCAAGAAATTATCAGTACAATTTATACTTCTTTAATGGCAGCAGAGAAAGTAGCCAAAATTTTAGAAGTAGAACTTATCGCAGAAGATGAAGTAAACGATGATGTTTTTGTTTTTTCATTAAAAACAGAGCAACAGAAAGAGATTGCTTTAAAGATGTTTGATGAGGAAGGTTACGAATTGGCAGCTAACCGTGTACTAAAATTAGAGTCGGGTAACAATTACAACGCATTAAATGTAAAAACATTGGAAGATGGTACCTATAAGTTTCAAATTACGGATGAAACAGGGGCAGAGAAAACAACTACTGTAACCATCAATCGCAAGTAA
- a CDS encoding aconitate hydratase, with the protein MAFDIDMIKKHYASLPSKIQAARETLGKPLTLAEKILYAHLNQDSPIQDFKRGEDYVFFSPDRVAMQDATAQMALLQFMMAGKDKVAVPSTVHCDHLIQAKVGAESDLETANDKNAEVYDFLSSVSDKYGVGFWKPGAGIIHQIVLENYAFPGGMMIGTDSHTVNAGGLGMVAIGIGGADAVDVMAGLPWELKMPKLIGVKLTGKLNGWTSPKDVILKVAGIVGAKGGTGFIVEYFGEGAVSMSCTGKGTICNMGAEIGATTSTFGYDDSMKRYLEATDRADVAALAEGVKEHLTGDAEVYENPSDYFDQVIEIDLTTLEPHLNGPFTPDRAWPISEFAKAVDANDFPSKLSVGLIGSCTNSSYEDLTRAASIAKQAAEKNLKAKAEFTVTPGSELVRFTAERDGLLDNFEKIGGMVLANACGPCIGMWARVGAEKQEKNAIIHSFNRNFAKRADGNPNTQAFVASPELVTAMTIAGDMKFNPLTDTLINENGEEVKLDPPTGDELPVKGFDVEDAGYVAPAEDGSGINVVVNPESKRLQLLTPFKPMNQEELTGMRLLIKAKGKCTTDHISMAGPWLTYRGHLENISQNCYIGAVNFFNEETNNVANYAASNEPAYMPVPDSAIKYQQAGIGTVVFGEDNLGEGSSREHAAMEPRFLGVKAVIVKSFARIHQTNLKKQGMLALTFVNPADYDLVRQDDKVDILGFDTFEEGKNLTVVLHHADGTEDSFEVAHTYNAAQIEWVNAGSALNKIRKDQGL; encoded by the coding sequence ATGGCATTTGACATTGATATGATTAAGAAGCACTATGCTTCTTTGCCTTCAAAAATTCAGGCTGCACGCGAAACTCTTGGAAAACCACTTACTTTAGCAGAAAAAATCTTGTATGCTCATTTAAATCAAGATTCTCCAATTCAAGATTTCAAACGTGGTGAGGATTATGTATTCTTTTCTCCTGACCGTGTAGCCATGCAAGATGCTACTGCACAAATGGCTTTGTTACAATTTATGATGGCGGGCAAAGACAAAGTTGCTGTACCATCTACTGTTCATTGCGATCATTTGATTCAGGCAAAGGTTGGTGCTGAAAGTGACTTGGAAACAGCTAATGATAAAAACGCAGAAGTTTATGACTTTTTAAGTTCTGTTTCTGACAAATATGGTGTTGGTTTTTGGAAACCAGGTGCTGGTATCATTCACCAAATTGTACTAGAAAACTATGCTTTTCCTGGTGGAATGATGATTGGAACAGACTCACATACTGTGAATGCTGGTGGTTTGGGTATGGTGGCTATTGGTATTGGAGGTGCGGATGCTGTAGATGTTATGGCTGGACTTCCTTGGGAACTTAAAATGCCTAAATTGATTGGTGTAAAACTAACTGGTAAACTAAATGGCTGGACTTCTCCTAAAGATGTAATCCTAAAAGTAGCTGGGATTGTAGGGGCTAAAGGTGGTACTGGATTTATCGTAGAATATTTTGGCGAAGGAGCTGTTAGCATGTCTTGTACTGGTAAAGGTACTATTTGTAACATGGGAGCAGAGATTGGAGCAACTACTTCTACTTTTGGTTACGATGACTCTATGAAACGCTACTTGGAGGCAACGGATCGTGCAGATGTTGCTGCTTTGGCAGAAGGAGTTAAAGAACATTTGACTGGAGATGCTGAGGTATACGAAAATCCTAGTGATTATTTTGATCAAGTAATTGAAATTGACTTGACTACTTTAGAGCCTCATTTGAATGGTCCATTTACGCCAGATCGTGCTTGGCCGATTTCTGAATTTGCTAAAGCAGTAGATGCCAATGATTTTCCTTCTAAATTGTCTGTTGGTTTGATTGGTTCTTGTACCAACTCTTCTTACGAAGATTTGACACGTGCAGCTTCTATTGCTAAGCAAGCTGCTGAAAAGAATTTAAAAGCAAAAGCCGAATTTACAGTTACTCCAGGTTCTGAGTTAGTACGTTTTACCGCAGAACGTGATGGTTTGTTGGACAATTTTGAGAAAATTGGCGGAATGGTGTTGGCAAATGCTTGTGGCCCTTGTATTGGTATGTGGGCACGTGTTGGTGCTGAAAAACAAGAGAAAAATGCAATCATCCACTCGTTTAATCGTAACTTCGCTAAACGTGCAGATGGTAATCCTAATACGCAAGCTTTTGTAGCTTCTCCTGAATTGGTGACGGCTATGACAATTGCTGGAGATATGAAATTTAATCCATTGACAGATACTTTGATTAATGAAAATGGTGAAGAAGTAAAATTAGATCCTCCTACAGGGGATGAATTACCTGTGAAAGGATTTGATGTAGAGGATGCTGGTTATGTTGCTCCTGCCGAAGATGGTTCAGGAATTAATGTGGTTGTTAATCCAGAATCTAAGCGTTTACAGCTGTTGACTCCATTTAAGCCAATGAACCAAGAAGAATTAACAGGCATGCGTCTGTTGATTAAGGCGAAAGGGAAATGTACAACAGATCATATTTCTATGGCTGGTCCTTGGTTGACGTACCGTGGACACTTAGAGAATATTTCGCAAAACTGCTACATTGGTGCTGTAAACTTCTTTAATGAAGAAACGAATAACGTAGCTAATTATGCAGCTAGTAATGAGCCTGCTTATATGCCTGTTCCTGATTCTGCGATCAAGTATCAACAAGCAGGAATTGGTACGGTTGTTTTTGGTGAAGATAACTTAGGGGAAGGTTCTTCTCGTGAGCATGCTGCTATGGAGCCTCGTTTCTTGGGAGTAAAAGCGGTAATCGTAAAATCATTCGCTCGTATTCACCAAACAAACTTGAAAAAACAAGGTATGTTGGCGTTAACTTTTGTTAATCCTGCTGATTATGACTTGGTTCGTCAAGATGATAAAGTAGATATTTTAGGTTTTGATACTTTTGAAGAGGGTAAAAACTTAACAGTAGTACTACATCATGCAGATGGTACAGAGGATTCTTTCGAAGTAGCGCATACGTATAATGCTGCTCAAATTGAATGGGTAAATGCTGGTTCTGCATTAAATAAAATTCGAAAAGATCAAGGTTTATAG
- a CDS encoding type 1 glutamine amidotransferase domain-containing protein, whose translation MRKRVLIPLPTYGVDPTEIAIPWKLMHKKNYDLVFSTPTGEKGTADQIMLTGKHLGIFKSLLWARKDAREAYTEMEKQNSFCHPLKYSELNAADFDAILLPGGHDKKVKEYLESKLLQQLIVDFFRAEKPVAGICHGVILIARSIDPATQKSVLFNYKTTALLKLQELLAFNLTRLWMGDYYLTYPETTTEDEVLRVLATKEHFLKGPRPIQRDTAQNLKCGFVVKDRNYLSARWPGDVYNFATQFITMIENSEAL comes from the coding sequence ATGAGAAAAAGAGTCTTGATTCCTTTGCCAACTTATGGGGTTGATCCTACCGAAATTGCGATTCCTTGGAAATTGATGCACAAAAAAAATTACGACCTTGTTTTTAGTACGCCTACAGGAGAGAAGGGGACAGCAGATCAAATTATGTTAACAGGTAAGCATTTGGGCATTTTTAAATCGTTGTTATGGGCTAGAAAAGATGCTAGAGAAGCATATACTGAAATGGAAAAACAGAATTCCTTTTGCCATCCATTAAAATATAGTGAGCTGAATGCAGCGGATTTTGATGCCATTCTGTTGCCAGGAGGACACGACAAGAAGGTAAAAGAATATCTAGAATCAAAGCTATTACAACAGCTTATTGTTGATTTTTTTAGAGCAGAGAAGCCCGTTGCAGGCATTTGTCATGGGGTTATTTTAATTGCTAGAAGCATCGATCCAGCAACCCAAAAATCTGTTCTTTTTAATTATAAGACAACAGCTTTGTTAAAACTACAAGAGTTATTGGCATTTAATTTAACCAGACTTTGGATGGGGGATTATTATTTAACGTATCCCGAAACAACAACAGAAGATGAAGTGCTAAGGGTCTTGGCAACAAAAGAGCATTTTTTGAAAGGACCTCGCCCTATTCAGAGAGATACAGCACAAAATCTAAAATGTGGTTTTGTTGTAAAAGATCGAAATTACTTGTCGGCAAGGTGGCCAGGAGATGTTTACAATTTTGCAACCCAATTTATAACAATGATAGAAAACTCTGAAGCATTGTAA
- a CDS encoding 5-formyltetrahydrofolate cyclo-ligase, which translates to MKEKKDLRKQLLKQRALLNSKDKERYDQKICLSLEQLIMAKKCATVHAYLPMGEEVNIYPLLQRLLETKIRVYTPKTLKNRKLEHLELTNLDAIESGLWGTKHPIAAKTYEGKFDLIIVPGLAFDENKNRLGYGGGYYDNFLAQQITAYKAAVAYPFQLLKTIPVEPHDTPVDAVIYDTLVE; encoded by the coding sequence ATGAAAGAAAAAAAAGACTTAAGAAAACAATTATTGAAGCAGCGAGCCCTATTAAATAGTAAGGACAAAGAGCGCTACGATCAAAAAATTTGTTTGAGCTTGGAGCAACTCATTATGGCTAAAAAATGTGCTACAGTACATGCTTATTTACCCATGGGTGAAGAGGTTAATATTTATCCTTTGCTCCAACGATTGTTAGAGACCAAGATAAGGGTATATACGCCCAAAACACTAAAAAATAGAAAGCTAGAACATCTGGAACTAACCAATTTGGATGCCATAGAATCTGGTCTTTGGGGGACAAAACATCCTATAGCAGCTAAGACCTATGAAGGCAAATTTGATCTAATTATTGTTCCTGGTTTGGCTTTCGACGAAAATAAGAATCGTTTGGGATATGGTGGTGGATATTACGATAACTTCTTAGCGCAGCAAATTACTGCTTATAAGGCAGCAGTGGCTTACCCTTTTCAACTGCTAAAAACAATACCTGTTGAGCCTCATGATACTCCTGTCGATGCTGTTATTTATGATACACTGGTAGAATAG
- a CDS encoding CCA tRNA nucleotidyltransferase — protein MQIEIKEKEQEIFKLLSESAQELGYPAYVIGGYVRDRLLNRLSKDMDIVCVGSGIELAKRLASKLKPKPKVVVYKRFGTAMLNFKDLELEFVGARKESYRKDSRKPTVEDGTLEDDQNRRDFTINAMAISLNAENYGSLVDPFGGLVHLDEKLIKTPLDPNITFSDDPLRMMRAIRFATQLNFSIDKSTIQAISDQKERIRIISQERITTELQKIMAASKPSIGYKLLFDTGLLKLIFPALDAMYGVEYKNGQGHKDNFYHTLQVLDNVAKVSDNIWLRWVAVLHDIAKPLTKRFINGQGWTFHGHEALGARFVPKFFRRMKLPMGNEMKYVQKLVGLHQRPVVLTKEEITDSALRRLMFEAGDDIDDLLLFCGADSTSKFQWKLDKYAKNLKVLTAQIAALEEKDRLRNWQPPISGEIIMETFGLQPCREVGQIKNSIREAILDGEIKNDYQEAFNFMLEKAKELGLSPIKK, from the coding sequence ATGCAAATCGAGATAAAAGAAAAAGAGCAAGAGATATTTAAATTATTGAGTGAGTCCGCCCAAGAGTTGGGCTATCCTGCTTATGTAATTGGCGGCTATGTCAGAGATCGATTACTGAATCGTTTGTCTAAAGATATGGATATTGTTTGTGTGGGGAGTGGTATTGAATTGGCAAAGCGTTTAGCTTCCAAATTAAAGCCCAAACCCAAAGTTGTCGTTTACAAGCGTTTTGGGACAGCTATGTTGAATTTTAAAGATCTGGAACTGGAGTTTGTTGGTGCTAGAAAGGAATCTTATCGCAAAGATTCTCGCAAACCAACCGTAGAAGATGGAACGCTAGAAGACGATCAAAATAGGCGTGATTTTACCATTAATGCCATGGCAATTAGTTTGAATGCGGAGAACTATGGTAGTTTGGTAGACCCCTTTGGTGGGCTTGTTCATCTGGACGAAAAACTAATCAAAACGCCATTGGACCCCAATATTACGTTTTCGGATGATCCCCTTCGGATGATGCGAGCCATTCGTTTTGCAACTCAACTTAATTTTTCAATTGACAAAAGCACCATACAAGCAATCTCTGATCAAAAGGAGAGAATTCGGATTATCTCACAAGAGCGTATTACGACCGAATTGCAAAAGATAATGGCTGCTTCAAAACCATCTATTGGCTATAAGTTGTTGTTTGATACAGGTTTGTTGAAGTTGATTTTTCCTGCCTTGGATGCTATGTATGGCGTGGAATATAAAAATGGTCAAGGGCATAAAGATAATTTTTACCACACCTTGCAGGTTTTGGACAATGTGGCTAAGGTGAGTGATAATATTTGGCTGCGCTGGGTGGCTGTACTGCACGATATTGCAAAGCCATTAACCAAGCGGTTTATCAATGGACAGGGATGGACGTTTCATGGTCATGAAGCTTTGGGGGCTCGTTTTGTACCCAAGTTTTTTAGAAGAATGAAATTGCCAATGGGCAATGAGATGAAATACGTCCAAAAACTAGTAGGCTTGCACCAACGCCCTGTTGTTTTGACCAAAGAGGAGATTACCGATTCTGCCTTGCGTCGTTTGATGTTTGAGGCTGGGGACGATATTGATGATTTGTTGTTGTTTTGTGGAGCAGATTCTACGTCTAAGTTTCAATGGAAGTTGGATAAATATGCCAAAAATCTAAAAGTACTAACGGCTCAAATTGCAGCCTTAGAAGAAAAAGATCGTTTGCGCAACTGGCAGCCGCCTATTTCTGGAGAAATTATTATGGAAACGTTTGGGCTACAACCTTGTCGTGAGGTTGGGCAAATCAAAAATAGCATTCGAGAAGCTATCCTAGATGGTGAGATTAAGAACGACTATCAGGAAGCCTTTAATTTTATGCTTGAAAAGGCAAAAGAGTTGGGCTTGAGTCCTATTAAAAAATGA
- a CDS encoding L-threonylcarbamoyladenylate synthase: MNFTKDISTLVKELEAGNLILYPTETIWGIGCDATNEAAIQKVDALKKRAAGKNYILLVDSLELLADYVDYIPPKANNLIAFHTRPLTIIYNKPKNLPSSLLAEDGSIAIRVTLDPFCKALIHAFGKPIVSTSANISGQPYPQSFSEVDATIKKGVDGIAQHKQYEQSDALPSVIVKVVDGKDLIFIRK; this comes from the coding sequence ATGAATTTTACCAAGGACATATCAACTTTAGTTAAAGAATTAGAAGCTGGGAATCTCATTTTGTATCCGACAGAAACCATTTGGGGAATTGGTTGTGATGCTACCAATGAAGCTGCTATACAAAAGGTCGATGCACTGAAAAAAAGAGCAGCAGGAAAAAATTATATTCTCTTAGTTGATAGCCTTGAATTATTGGCTGACTATGTAGATTATATCCCTCCTAAAGCGAATAACTTAATCGCTTTTCATACTCGTCCATTGACCATTATTTATAATAAACCGAAAAATTTGCCATCGTCTTTGTTGGCAGAAGATGGCTCCATTGCCATTCGTGTGACTTTAGATCCCTTTTGCAAGGCTTTGATTCATGCTTTTGGCAAACCAATTGTTTCTACTTCTGCTAATATTAGTGGGCAGCCTTATCCTCAGAGTTTTTCAGAGGTAGATGCTACCATCAAAAAGGGAGTGGACGGAATAGCACAACACAAGCAATACGAACAATCGGATGCCTTGCCTTCCGTTATTGTTAAGGTAGTAGATGGGAAGGATTTAATTTTTATTAGAAAGTAA